GCGCTTGTCATAAATAGTGCAGAAACGGCTCTTACGATCCAGGTACAGGCAGTCGTTGTTGCTCATGCGCTGCAGGGTAAAGATCTCGGATTTGGCGTTGAAGCGCTCCACGATGCCTTCTTTCTGCAAGCGCTTGGCGATGTTCTTCGGCGGGTCGCCACGCTCGAACTCATCGACGATGCCGATGCGGATCAGGTCCTTGATCTTCACCTCAACCGGCAGGGTGCAGCAGCTCGACACGCAGCCGCCACACATATGGCTTGAGTATTTCTGCCAAGTCTCGAGACGGTCGAGTTCCGCGGCGGCGATCAGTTGAGGCTTCATCAGGTTTCCAAGAGGGGTGTTATCCGGCGCGGGATCATACCGGAGTTGGTGTTTTTTTGAACAATATCTTGCGGGTTTCAGCTCGAAGGCTACCCCGGGCCACAAACGGGCACGGCCCCTGCATCTATTTCACGTAAAGGTGAATGAGTTAAAAAACTGCCGAACCAGAGCGTCTACCGTCTGTCAGACCGTCTAGGCTCTAGCAACTCCTTCTATCTCGCCCGAGGTCGCATCGATGTCTCAGGAACCGCTTGTACGAGAAGCAGAGGTAGCCGCATTTCGCGATGCCGTCTTGACCAAACTTACCTACGCGGTGGGCAAGGACCCCGACCACGCCTTCGACCACGACTGGTTCGAGGCCATCGCACTGGCCGCCCGCGACCATATGGTCGACCACTGGATGGACCACACCCGGCACATCTACCGCAAGGGACAGAAGCGGGTCTATTACCTCTCGCTGGAATTCCTGATCGGCCGGCTGCTCTACGACAGCCTGAGCAACCTCGGCCTGTTGGACGTGGCCCGTGAGGCCATGAGCGAGCTGGGTGTGGACATGGAGCGCATTCGCCTGCTGGAGCCCGACGCGGCCCTGGGCAACGGTGGCCTTGGGCGCCTGGCAGCGTGCTTCATGGAAAGCATGTCGACCCTGGGCATTGCCGGCCACGGCTATGGCATTCGTTATGAACACGGCCTGTTCCGCCAGGCGATTGTCGATGGCTGGCAGCAGGAGCAAACCGAACGCTGGCTGGATTTCGGCAACCCGTGGGAGTTCGAGCGGGCTGAAGTGATCTACCCGATCGGTTTTGGCGGCAGCGTGGAAACCCTGCCGGACGCTTCCGGCAAATTGATTCAAGTCTGGACACCTATCGAAACCGTGCGTGCCGTGGCCTACGACACCCCGGTAGTCGGCTGGCGTGGCGCCAGCGTCAACACCTTGCGCCTGTGGCGTGCCCGGGCCGTGGAAGACCTGCACCTGGAACGCTTCAACGCCGGTGACCACCTGGGCGCCGTTGCCGAAGTGGCCCGCGCCGAAAGCATTTCGCGAGTGCTTTACCCGGCCGACAGCACCGAAGCAGGGCAGGAACTGCGCCTGCGCCAGGAATACTTCTTCGTTTCCGCCTCGCTGCAGGACTTGCTGCGTCGCCACAAGAACATGCACGGCTCGGTACTGAGCCTGGGCGAACATGCGGCCATCCAGCTCAACGACACGCACCCCTCAATCGCGGTGGCCGAGTTGATGCGCCAGTTGGTCGACCTGCATGACATCCCGTGGGAAGCCGCCTGGGACGTGACTGTCGAAACCCTGTCGTACACCAACCACACCTTGCTCCCGGAGGCGTTGGAAACATGGCCGGTCGGCTTGATGGAACGCATGCTGCCGCGCCACATGCAGATCATCTACCTGATCAACGCCCAGCATATCGACTCGCTGCGGGCCAAGGGCATCCACGACTTCGACGTGCTACGCGCCGTGTCGCTAATCGAGGAAGACAACGGCCGCCGCGTACGCATGGGTAACCTGGCGTTCCTGGGGTCCCACAGCGTCAACGGCGTGTCGGGCCTGCACACTCAGTTGATGCGCAGCACGGTGTTTTCCGAACTGCACAAGCTCTACCCGGACCGCATCAATAACAAAACCAACGGCATCACCTTCCGCCGCTGGCTGTACCAGGCCAACCCCAAGCTCACCGCGATGCTGGTGGAAGCGCTGGGCCCGGACATTCTCGACAACACCGAAACCCGCCTGGTGGAGCTGGAACCCTTTGCCGAGAAGCAAGCGTTCCGCAAAGCCTTCGCCGAACAGCGTTTGCACAGCAAGCGGGCGCTGGCCGATATCATTCACGAGCGCTTGGGGATTTCGGTCAACCCGGCGGCGATGTTCGATGTGCAGGTCAAGCGGATCCACGAGTACAAGCGCCAACTGTTGAACCTGCTGCACACCGTCGCGCTGTACCAGGCGATCCGTGCCGAGCCGGGAACCGACTGGGTACCTCGGGTGAAGATCTTCGCCGGCAAGGCGGCTGCCAGCTATCACCAGGCCAAGCTGATCATCAAACTGACCAACGACATCGCCCGTACCGTCAACAACGACCCCACTGTGCGTGGTTTACTCAAGGTAGTGTTCCTGCCCAACTACAACGTCAGCCTGGCGGAAAGCATCATTCCGGCGGCCGATCTGTCGGAGCAGATTTCCACTGCCGGCTTTGAGGCTTCGGGCACCAGCAACATGAAGTTCGGCCTCAATGGTGCGCTGACCATCGGCACCATGGACGGCGCCAACGTCGAGATGCACGAGCGGGTGGGCGCTGATCACATGTTCATCTTCGGTCTCAGCGCCCAGCAGGTCGAAGCGCGCAAACACGCGGGTGAGTTCAATGCCGGGCCGGACATCGCGGCGTCCCATCGCTTGAACGATGTGCTGCAAGCGATTCGCGGCGGGGTGTTCTCGCCGGATGATCCGGGCCGCTATGCCGGCCTGGTGGACTCGTTGATCGACTACGATCGCTTCCTGGTCTGTGCCGACTTCGATTCCTACTGGGATGCCCAGGCGCGGGTCGAGGCTCACTGGCACGACTCCAAGGAGTGGTGGCGCTCGGCGGTGCTCAATACCGCGCGCATGGGTTGGTTCTCGTCGGACCGGACCATCCGGGAGTACGCGACAGAGATCTGGAAAGCGTTGGATTAGACACCGCAGATCCCGCTGCTTTGTGTGGGAGCTGGGCTTGCCTGCGATAGCATCACCCCGGTGTTACTGACAAACCGCGGAGATTGCATCGCGGGCAAGCCCACATTTGGGTTGTGTCGATATACTAAGCCTCGGTTTGCCCGCGTCGGGTTGCTTAGGGATATCGACCATGCAATGGATTTTCATGCTGATTGGCCTGGTGCTCGGCTGGACACTCGATGAGTCGTTCAGTGATGCGGGCATAGGTGCGCTGCTGGGTTTGGGCATTGGCCAGGCGATTCGCCTGTCGATGCTAGCCTCGCGTACGGATGAGCAGGCCCGTCAACTGGAGTCCGCCAGGGGCGCCCTGAAGCTGGTCGAGCAACGCCTGGCCTTGCTGGAAAGGCCTGCCGCTGTTGAAACCGCCGAACCCATCGTCGTCGAAGAACCGGTACCGGCGCCGCCCGAACTCGTCTGGGAATTGCCCGCCGAACTGCAAACGGCCTACGCCACGGTCGCCACCGAAACCAGCCAGCCGTTGCCGGCTGACGCCTGGAGAGTTGAGCCAAGCCTCCCCGGGCAACCTGCCGCGCCTGCGGTACCTCGCGGCCCCAACGTCATAGAACGCGCCATCAGCGGTGCTCGCAATTGGCTGTTCGGCGGCAACACTGTGCTGCGGGTCGGCGTGGTGCTGTTGTTCCTCGGCCTGGCGTTTCTGCTGCGCTATGCCACTGAAGGCATGGTGGTGCCGATCGAGCTGCGTTACGCCGGTGTTGCCGGCTGTGCACTGGCCTTGCTGGGACTGGGTTGGTGGCTGCGGCTGCGCAACAGCAATTACGGGTTGATGCTGCAAGGCACCGGCATAGCCGTGCTGTACCTGACGGTGTTCGCTGCGATGCGCCTGCACCCGCTGCTCGATCCTGGCGCGGCCCTCGGCTTGCTGGTGGCGGTCACGGTGTTCTCGGCGATCCTGGCAATTACCCAGGACGCCCTCGGCCTGGCTTGCGCCGCCGCACTCGGAGGTTTTGCCGCACCGATCCTCACATCTACCGGCGCCGGCAACCATGTGGCGCTGTTCAGTTACTTTGCGCTGCTTAACGCCGGCATCCTCGCCATCGCCTGGTTCAAGGCCTGGCGCCTGCTCAATTTGATCGGTTTTGTCGGCACCTTCGGCATCGGCTTCGCGTGGGGCATGCGCTCCTATACGCCGGAGCTGTTGTGGAGCACCGAGCCGTTCCTGATTGTGTTTTTCCTGATGTACCTGTGCATCGGCCTGCTGTTCGCCCGGCGCAAGTTGCTGGAGATGCGCGACGCGCCGGACGATGACAGCCGTGGCGCGTTGCTGCGCTGGTCGGCGGCCAAGGGCGACTATGTGGACGGCAGCATGCTGTTTGGTCCGCCGCTGGTGGGCTTCGGGCTGCAGTTTGCGCTGGTGCAGCACCTGGCGTTTGCCGCTGCATTCAGTGCACTGGCCCTGGGCATTATCTACATGGGCCTGGCCCGTTTGTTGAGTGGCGGGCGCGCTTT
This genomic window from Pseudomonas sp. Bout1 contains:
- a CDS encoding glycogen/starch/alpha-glucan phosphorylase, with amino-acid sequence MSQEPLVREAEVAAFRDAVLTKLTYAVGKDPDHAFDHDWFEAIALAARDHMVDHWMDHTRHIYRKGQKRVYYLSLEFLIGRLLYDSLSNLGLLDVAREAMSELGVDMERIRLLEPDAALGNGGLGRLAACFMESMSTLGIAGHGYGIRYEHGLFRQAIVDGWQQEQTERWLDFGNPWEFERAEVIYPIGFGGSVETLPDASGKLIQVWTPIETVRAVAYDTPVVGWRGASVNTLRLWRARAVEDLHLERFNAGDHLGAVAEVARAESISRVLYPADSTEAGQELRLRQEYFFVSASLQDLLRRHKNMHGSVLSLGEHAAIQLNDTHPSIAVAELMRQLVDLHDIPWEAAWDVTVETLSYTNHTLLPEALETWPVGLMERMLPRHMQIIYLINAQHIDSLRAKGIHDFDVLRAVSLIEEDNGRRVRMGNLAFLGSHSVNGVSGLHTQLMRSTVFSELHKLYPDRINNKTNGITFRRWLYQANPKLTAMLVEALGPDILDNTETRLVELEPFAEKQAFRKAFAEQRLHSKRALADIIHERLGISVNPAAMFDVQVKRIHEYKRQLLNLLHTVALYQAIRAEPGTDWVPRVKIFAGKAAASYHQAKLIIKLTNDIARTVNNDPTVRGLLKVVFLPNYNVSLAESIIPAADLSEQISTAGFEASGTSNMKFGLNGALTIGTMDGANVEMHERVGADHMFIFGLSAQQVEARKHAGEFNAGPDIAASHRLNDVLQAIRGGVFSPDDPGRYAGLVDSLIDYDRFLVCADFDSYWDAQARVEAHWHDSKEWWRSAVLNTARMGWFSSDRTIREYATEIWKALD
- a CDS encoding YkgJ family cysteine cluster protein, encoding MKPQLIAAAELDRLETWQKYSSHMCGGCVSSCCTLPVEVKIKDLIRIGIVDEFERGDPPKNIAKRLQKEGIVERFNAKSEIFTLQRMSNNDCLYLDRKSRFCTIYDKRPDTCRNHPKIGPRPGYCAYKPKEVVRETNHRTLDKF